In a single window of the Falco rusticolus isolate bFalRus1 chromosome 11, bFalRus1.pri, whole genome shotgun sequence genome:
- the CC2D1B gene encoding coiled-coil and C2 domain-containing protein 1B isoform X1 encodes MLGRRPKKSPQAKGQGAAVAKQLGLFVDFDPEEMLLGAEEGGDDGDLEAELAAITGAKVKEGKSKPKGKTPLPMDHIEKMAAECMKDLNEDEEDEADDEDLEKDTDLLAELQEVLGVESETGSCEDETIAMEPSTAEPENEQPELQPQTTSLPAVTSELQQTIEKRIANYRTAISNAKESGESAKIRRYERGLKTLETMLAAAKKGKKINEEEMPPPVATGKSSSHLPQATGVELENPGDAVSVLPEKKAESAADDEQKSSHEAVQHLESESLQGHAASSPTMETDLQNSNTRAILLMRQKEYKLAALKAKQQGDLEKAKEYMKAGKKFNVVLEALDSGQPIDLQNMPPSPQDLESLGNVQGAFKQKVPAPPGSSRDLTTPEPQTQEASASPQQPKTVLEALQQRLEKYKSAAAQAKASGDDRKGRMHERIAKQYQDAIRAHKAGRKVNFSELPVPPGFPPLPGIAAMDGDTTIAAVLESASKLASMEENDEEEENEPLTQAPVAKKPAQLPGKPTQVVKPITVPSALAEEESSPEHVKRAASPSTLGKAESMDHLPPAAREQLEFLENRKKQYMKAALKAKKENNLEQAKTYLRTAKSFDLKIEQARCGKPVDISKLPSPPTDDEGDFIFIHHEDVRLSQKADEVYAQLIKLLKDQHERCLQYSKQFMHLGNVAETTRFEKMAQGCKKDMDILQLARAQGMDPPSHHFEERTFKMIRIFSELNSTEMHLLIVRGINLPAPPGVSPRDLDAFVKFEFQYPSAEQPQKSKTPVINNNNSPEYNQLFKLNINRNHRGFRRAIRSKGIKFEVFHKGSFFRSDKQVGTAHLKLDKLESECEVREIIEIFDGRKPTGGKLEVKVRLREPLSGQDLQTITENWLVLEH; translated from the exons ATGCTTGGCAGGAGACCTAAAAAAAGCCCTCAGGCAAAgggccagggagctgcagtTGCAAAGCAG CTGGGGCTGTTCGTAGATTTTGACCCTgaagagatgctgctgggtgCAGAGGAAGGTGGGGATGATGGGGACCTagaagcagagctggctgctaTCACAGGAGCAAAGGTGAAAGAAGGGAAAtcaaagccaaaaggaaaaa ctCCTCTGCCCATGGATCATATTGAAAAGATGGCTGCAGAGTGTATGAAGGACCTGAATGAAGATGAGGAGGACGAAGCAGATGACGAAGACTTGGAGAAAGATACAGACCTGTTG GCAGAATTGCAAGAAGTTCTGGGGGTGGAAAGTGAGACAGGAAGCTGTGAGGATGAAACGATAGCAATGGAGCCATCCACAGCTGAACCAGAAAATGAGCAACCTGAACTGCAACCACAG acCACCTCACTTCCTGCTGTTACCAGTGAGCTACAACAGACAATAGAGAAGAGAATTGCTAACTATAGGACAGCAATTTCTAACGCAAAGGAGTCAGGTGAGAGTGCCAAAATACGCCGATACGAAAGAGGCCTTAAG ACACTGGAAACCATGCTGGCTGCAGcgaagaaaggcaaaaaaatcaaTGAGGAAGAAATGCCACCTCCTGTTGCAACAGGAAAGAGTTCTTCTCACTTACCTCAAGCCACAGGGGTGGAGTTAGAGAATCCGGGAGATGCGGTCAGTGTCCTGCCAGAGAAGAAAGCTGAGTCTGCTGCAGATGATGAGCAGAAGAGCTCTCATGAAGCGGTGCAGCATCTGGAATCAGAGTCTCTACAGGGTCATGCTGCTTCTAGTCCTACCATGGAAACAG ATCTCCAGAACAGCAACACACGAGCGATACTACTTATGAGGCAGAAGGAGTATAAATTAGCAGCTCTAAAAGCCAAGCAGCAAGGGGacctggaaaaagcaaaggaatatATGAAGGCAGGCAAG AAATTCAACGTGGTCTTGGAAGCTTTGGACAGTGGGCAGCCAATAGACCTCCAGAATATGCCTCCATCTCCTCAGG atCTTGAAAGCCTAGGAAATGTACAAGGGGCATTCAAGCAAAAGGTACCAGCCCCACCGGGAAGTTCCCGGGATCTTACAACGCCTGAACCTCAGACACAAGAAGCTTCAG CTTCCCCACAACAGCCAAAAACAGTGCTGGAAGCATTGCAGCAAAGGCTTGAGAAGTACAAGtcggcagcagcacaggctaaAGCGAGTGGGGATGATCGGAAGGGCAGGATGCACGAGAGGATAGCCAAG CAATACCAGGATGCCATAAGAGCCCataaagcagggagaaaagtgAATTTTTCTGAGCTACCTGTTCCTCCTG GATTTCCCCCTCTTCCTGGCATTGCAGCAATGGACGGTGACACCACTATAGCTGCTGTTCTGGAAAGTGCGAGCAAGCTGGCAAGCATGGAGGAGAatgatgaagaggaggag AATGAACCTCTGACACAGGCCCCAGTTGCCAAGAAGCCTGCTCAGCTGCCTGGAAAGCCGACTCAAGTTGTTAAGCCAATTACAGTGCCGTCTGCTCTAGCTGAGGAGGAGAGCTCGCCTGAGCATGTGAAACGGGCTGCATCACCCTCCACCCTGGGCAAGGCAGAGTCGATGGATCATCTCCCTCCAGCTG CTAGGGAACAGCTGGAATTtctggagaacagaaagaagcaataCATGAAGGCAGCTCtcaaagcaaagaaggaaaataacctTGAGCAGGCGAAGACATATCTCAGAACAGCTAAGAGCTTTGACCTAAAGATTGAGCAAGCAAGGTGTGGGAAACCCGTTGATATTTCCAAG CTGCCATCACCCCCTACAGATGATGAGGGTGATTTTATCTTCATACACCATGAAGATGTCAGACTGTCTCAGAAAGCAGATGAAGTATATGCACAGCTCATAAAATTGCTGAAAGACCAACATGAG AGGTGTTTACAGTATTCCAAGCAATTCATGCATCTGGGAAACGTAGCAGAAACTACTCG GTTTGAGAAAATGGCACAAGGCTGCAAAAAAGACATGGACATCCTACAGCTCGCACGAGCACAAGGAATGGATCCTCCAAGCCATCACTTTGAGGAAAGAACCTTTAAAATGATAAG gATATTTTCTGAGCtcaacagcacagaaatgcaCCTTCTTATTGTCAGGGGGATAAACCTACCAGCTCCACCAG GTGTGTCACCAAGAGATTTGGATGCATTTGTGAAGTTTGAATTTCAGTACCCAAGTGCG GAGCAACCTCAAAAGAGTAAAACACCTGTAATTAACAATAACAATTCTCCAG AATATAACCAGTTGTTTAAGTTGAACATCAACCGAAATCACAGAGGTTTCCGACGAGCCATTCGGTCCAAAGGAATTaaatttgaagtatttcataAAGG GTCCTTCTTCAGGAGTGACAAGCAAGTGGGGACAGCACACTTGAAACTGGACAAGCTGGAATCAGAATGTGAAGTCAGAGAGATCATCGAG atttttgatGGCAGAAAGCCCACTGGAGGGAAACTGGAGGTGAAAGTGAGACTCAGGGAGCCCCTCAGCGGTCAAGATCTTCaaacaattacagaaaactGGCTGGTCCTTGAACATTAG
- the CC2D1B gene encoding coiled-coil and C2 domain-containing protein 1B isoform X2: MLGRRPKKSPQAKGQGDVVAKQLGLFVDFDPEEMLLGAEEGGDDGDLEAELAAITGAKVKEGKSKPKGKTPLPMDHIEKMAAECMKDLNEDEEDEADDEDLEKDTDLLAELQEVLGVESETGSCEDETIAMEPSTAEPENEQPELQPQTTSLPAVTSELQQTIEKRIANYRTAISNAKESGESAKIRRYERGLKTLETMLAAAKKGKKINEEEMPPPVATGKSSSHLPQATGVELENPGDAVSVLPEKKAESAADDEQKSSHEAVQHLESESLQGHAASSPTMETDLQNSNTRAILLMRQKEYKLAALKAKQQGDLEKAKEYMKAGKKFNVVLEALDSGQPIDLQNMPPSPQDLESLGNVQGAFKQKVPAPPGSSRDLTTPEPQTQEASASPQQPKTVLEALQQRLEKYKSAAAQAKASGDDRKGRMHERIAKQYQDAIRAHKAGRKVNFSELPVPPGFPPLPGIAAMDGDTTIAAVLESASKLASMEENDEEEENEPLTQAPVAKKPAQLPGKPTQVVKPITVPSALAEEESSPEHVKRAASPSTLGKAESMDHLPPAAREQLEFLENRKKQYMKAALKAKKENNLEQAKTYLRTAKSFDLKIEQARCGKPVDISKLPSPPTDDEGDFIFIHHEDVRLSQKADEVYAQLIKLLKDQHERCLQYSKQFMHLGNVAETTRFEKMAQGCKKDMDILQLARAQGMDPPSHHFEERTFKMIRIFSELNSTEMHLLIVRGINLPAPPGVSPRDLDAFVKFEFQYPSAEQPQKSKTPVINNNNSPEYNQLFKLNINRNHRGFRRAIRSKGIKFEVFHKGSFFRSDKQVGTAHLKLDKLESECEVREIIEIFDGRKPTGGKLEVKVRLREPLSGQDLQTITENWLVLEH; encoded by the exons ATGCTTGGCAGGAGACCTAAAAAAAGCCCTCAG GCAAAGGGCCAGGGAGATGTGGTTGCAAAGCAA CTGGGGCTGTTCGTAGATTTTGACCCTgaagagatgctgctgggtgCAGAGGAAGGTGGGGATGATGGGGACCTagaagcagagctggctgctaTCACAGGAGCAAAGGTGAAAGAAGGGAAAtcaaagccaaaaggaaaaa ctCCTCTGCCCATGGATCATATTGAAAAGATGGCTGCAGAGTGTATGAAGGACCTGAATGAAGATGAGGAGGACGAAGCAGATGACGAAGACTTGGAGAAAGATACAGACCTGTTG GCAGAATTGCAAGAAGTTCTGGGGGTGGAAAGTGAGACAGGAAGCTGTGAGGATGAAACGATAGCAATGGAGCCATCCACAGCTGAACCAGAAAATGAGCAACCTGAACTGCAACCACAG acCACCTCACTTCCTGCTGTTACCAGTGAGCTACAACAGACAATAGAGAAGAGAATTGCTAACTATAGGACAGCAATTTCTAACGCAAAGGAGTCAGGTGAGAGTGCCAAAATACGCCGATACGAAAGAGGCCTTAAG ACACTGGAAACCATGCTGGCTGCAGcgaagaaaggcaaaaaaatcaaTGAGGAAGAAATGCCACCTCCTGTTGCAACAGGAAAGAGTTCTTCTCACTTACCTCAAGCCACAGGGGTGGAGTTAGAGAATCCGGGAGATGCGGTCAGTGTCCTGCCAGAGAAGAAAGCTGAGTCTGCTGCAGATGATGAGCAGAAGAGCTCTCATGAAGCGGTGCAGCATCTGGAATCAGAGTCTCTACAGGGTCATGCTGCTTCTAGTCCTACCATGGAAACAG ATCTCCAGAACAGCAACACACGAGCGATACTACTTATGAGGCAGAAGGAGTATAAATTAGCAGCTCTAAAAGCCAAGCAGCAAGGGGacctggaaaaagcaaaggaatatATGAAGGCAGGCAAG AAATTCAACGTGGTCTTGGAAGCTTTGGACAGTGGGCAGCCAATAGACCTCCAGAATATGCCTCCATCTCCTCAGG atCTTGAAAGCCTAGGAAATGTACAAGGGGCATTCAAGCAAAAGGTACCAGCCCCACCGGGAAGTTCCCGGGATCTTACAACGCCTGAACCTCAGACACAAGAAGCTTCAG CTTCCCCACAACAGCCAAAAACAGTGCTGGAAGCATTGCAGCAAAGGCTTGAGAAGTACAAGtcggcagcagcacaggctaaAGCGAGTGGGGATGATCGGAAGGGCAGGATGCACGAGAGGATAGCCAAG CAATACCAGGATGCCATAAGAGCCCataaagcagggagaaaagtgAATTTTTCTGAGCTACCTGTTCCTCCTG GATTTCCCCCTCTTCCTGGCATTGCAGCAATGGACGGTGACACCACTATAGCTGCTGTTCTGGAAAGTGCGAGCAAGCTGGCAAGCATGGAGGAGAatgatgaagaggaggag AATGAACCTCTGACACAGGCCCCAGTTGCCAAGAAGCCTGCTCAGCTGCCTGGAAAGCCGACTCAAGTTGTTAAGCCAATTACAGTGCCGTCTGCTCTAGCTGAGGAGGAGAGCTCGCCTGAGCATGTGAAACGGGCTGCATCACCCTCCACCCTGGGCAAGGCAGAGTCGATGGATCATCTCCCTCCAGCTG CTAGGGAACAGCTGGAATTtctggagaacagaaagaagcaataCATGAAGGCAGCTCtcaaagcaaagaaggaaaataacctTGAGCAGGCGAAGACATATCTCAGAACAGCTAAGAGCTTTGACCTAAAGATTGAGCAAGCAAGGTGTGGGAAACCCGTTGATATTTCCAAG CTGCCATCACCCCCTACAGATGATGAGGGTGATTTTATCTTCATACACCATGAAGATGTCAGACTGTCTCAGAAAGCAGATGAAGTATATGCACAGCTCATAAAATTGCTGAAAGACCAACATGAG AGGTGTTTACAGTATTCCAAGCAATTCATGCATCTGGGAAACGTAGCAGAAACTACTCG GTTTGAGAAAATGGCACAAGGCTGCAAAAAAGACATGGACATCCTACAGCTCGCACGAGCACAAGGAATGGATCCTCCAAGCCATCACTTTGAGGAAAGAACCTTTAAAATGATAAG gATATTTTCTGAGCtcaacagcacagaaatgcaCCTTCTTATTGTCAGGGGGATAAACCTACCAGCTCCACCAG GTGTGTCACCAAGAGATTTGGATGCATTTGTGAAGTTTGAATTTCAGTACCCAAGTGCG GAGCAACCTCAAAAGAGTAAAACACCTGTAATTAACAATAACAATTCTCCAG AATATAACCAGTTGTTTAAGTTGAACATCAACCGAAATCACAGAGGTTTCCGACGAGCCATTCGGTCCAAAGGAATTaaatttgaagtatttcataAAGG GTCCTTCTTCAGGAGTGACAAGCAAGTGGGGACAGCACACTTGAAACTGGACAAGCTGGAATCAGAATGTGAAGTCAGAGAGATCATCGAG atttttgatGGCAGAAAGCCCACTGGAGGGAAACTGGAGGTGAAAGTGAGACTCAGGGAGCCCCTCAGCGGTCAAGATCTTCaaacaattacagaaaactGGCTGGTCCTTGAACATTAG
- the CC2D1B gene encoding coiled-coil and C2 domain-containing protein 1B isoform X3 — protein MEPSTAEPENEQPELQPQTTSLPAVTSELQQTIEKRIANYRTAISNAKESGESAKIRRYERGLKTLETMLAAAKKGKKINEEEMPPPVATGKSSSHLPQATGVELENPGDAVSVLPEKKAESAADDEQKSSHEAVQHLESESLQGHAASSPTMETDLQNSNTRAILLMRQKEYKLAALKAKQQGDLEKAKEYMKAGKKFNVVLEALDSGQPIDLQNMPPSPQDLESLGNVQGAFKQKVPAPPGSSRDLTTPEPQTQEASASPQQPKTVLEALQQRLEKYKSAAAQAKASGDDRKGRMHERIAKQYQDAIRAHKAGRKVNFSELPVPPGFPPLPGIAAMDGDTTIAAVLESASKLASMEENDEEEENEPLTQAPVAKKPAQLPGKPTQVVKPITVPSALAEEESSPEHVKRAASPSTLGKAESMDHLPPAAREQLEFLENRKKQYMKAALKAKKENNLEQAKTYLRTAKSFDLKIEQARCGKPVDISKLPSPPTDDEGDFIFIHHEDVRLSQKADEVYAQLIKLLKDQHERCLQYSKQFMHLGNVAETTRFEKMAQGCKKDMDILQLARAQGMDPPSHHFEERTFKMIRIFSELNSTEMHLLIVRGINLPAPPGVSPRDLDAFVKFEFQYPSAEQPQKSKTPVINNNNSPEYNQLFKLNINRNHRGFRRAIRSKGIKFEVFHKGSFFRSDKQVGTAHLKLDKLESECEVREIIEIFDGRKPTGGKLEVKVRLREPLSGQDLQTITENWLVLEH, from the exons ATGGAGCCATCCACAGCTGAACCAGAAAATGAGCAACCTGAACTGCAACCACAG acCACCTCACTTCCTGCTGTTACCAGTGAGCTACAACAGACAATAGAGAAGAGAATTGCTAACTATAGGACAGCAATTTCTAACGCAAAGGAGTCAGGTGAGAGTGCCAAAATACGCCGATACGAAAGAGGCCTTAAG ACACTGGAAACCATGCTGGCTGCAGcgaagaaaggcaaaaaaatcaaTGAGGAAGAAATGCCACCTCCTGTTGCAACAGGAAAGAGTTCTTCTCACTTACCTCAAGCCACAGGGGTGGAGTTAGAGAATCCGGGAGATGCGGTCAGTGTCCTGCCAGAGAAGAAAGCTGAGTCTGCTGCAGATGATGAGCAGAAGAGCTCTCATGAAGCGGTGCAGCATCTGGAATCAGAGTCTCTACAGGGTCATGCTGCTTCTAGTCCTACCATGGAAACAG ATCTCCAGAACAGCAACACACGAGCGATACTACTTATGAGGCAGAAGGAGTATAAATTAGCAGCTCTAAAAGCCAAGCAGCAAGGGGacctggaaaaagcaaaggaatatATGAAGGCAGGCAAG AAATTCAACGTGGTCTTGGAAGCTTTGGACAGTGGGCAGCCAATAGACCTCCAGAATATGCCTCCATCTCCTCAGG atCTTGAAAGCCTAGGAAATGTACAAGGGGCATTCAAGCAAAAGGTACCAGCCCCACCGGGAAGTTCCCGGGATCTTACAACGCCTGAACCTCAGACACAAGAAGCTTCAG CTTCCCCACAACAGCCAAAAACAGTGCTGGAAGCATTGCAGCAAAGGCTTGAGAAGTACAAGtcggcagcagcacaggctaaAGCGAGTGGGGATGATCGGAAGGGCAGGATGCACGAGAGGATAGCCAAG CAATACCAGGATGCCATAAGAGCCCataaagcagggagaaaagtgAATTTTTCTGAGCTACCTGTTCCTCCTG GATTTCCCCCTCTTCCTGGCATTGCAGCAATGGACGGTGACACCACTATAGCTGCTGTTCTGGAAAGTGCGAGCAAGCTGGCAAGCATGGAGGAGAatgatgaagaggaggag AATGAACCTCTGACACAGGCCCCAGTTGCCAAGAAGCCTGCTCAGCTGCCTGGAAAGCCGACTCAAGTTGTTAAGCCAATTACAGTGCCGTCTGCTCTAGCTGAGGAGGAGAGCTCGCCTGAGCATGTGAAACGGGCTGCATCACCCTCCACCCTGGGCAAGGCAGAGTCGATGGATCATCTCCCTCCAGCTG CTAGGGAACAGCTGGAATTtctggagaacagaaagaagcaataCATGAAGGCAGCTCtcaaagcaaagaaggaaaataacctTGAGCAGGCGAAGACATATCTCAGAACAGCTAAGAGCTTTGACCTAAAGATTGAGCAAGCAAGGTGTGGGAAACCCGTTGATATTTCCAAG CTGCCATCACCCCCTACAGATGATGAGGGTGATTTTATCTTCATACACCATGAAGATGTCAGACTGTCTCAGAAAGCAGATGAAGTATATGCACAGCTCATAAAATTGCTGAAAGACCAACATGAG AGGTGTTTACAGTATTCCAAGCAATTCATGCATCTGGGAAACGTAGCAGAAACTACTCG GTTTGAGAAAATGGCACAAGGCTGCAAAAAAGACATGGACATCCTACAGCTCGCACGAGCACAAGGAATGGATCCTCCAAGCCATCACTTTGAGGAAAGAACCTTTAAAATGATAAG gATATTTTCTGAGCtcaacagcacagaaatgcaCCTTCTTATTGTCAGGGGGATAAACCTACCAGCTCCACCAG GTGTGTCACCAAGAGATTTGGATGCATTTGTGAAGTTTGAATTTCAGTACCCAAGTGCG GAGCAACCTCAAAAGAGTAAAACACCTGTAATTAACAATAACAATTCTCCAG AATATAACCAGTTGTTTAAGTTGAACATCAACCGAAATCACAGAGGTTTCCGACGAGCCATTCGGTCCAAAGGAATTaaatttgaagtatttcataAAGG GTCCTTCTTCAGGAGTGACAAGCAAGTGGGGACAGCACACTTGAAACTGGACAAGCTGGAATCAGAATGTGAAGTCAGAGAGATCATCGAG atttttgatGGCAGAAAGCCCACTGGAGGGAAACTGGAGGTGAAAGTGAGACTCAGGGAGCCCCTCAGCGGTCAAGATCTTCaaacaattacagaaaactGGCTGGTCCTTGAACATTAG
- the CC2D1B gene encoding coiled-coil and C2 domain-containing protein 1B isoform X4, translated as MSNLNCNHSELQQTIEKRIANYRTAISNAKESGESAKIRRYERGLKTLETMLAAAKKGKKINEEEMPPPVATGKSSSHLPQATGVELENPGDAVSVLPEKKAESAADDEQKSSHEAVQHLESESLQGHAASSPTMETDLQNSNTRAILLMRQKEYKLAALKAKQQGDLEKAKEYMKAGKKFNVVLEALDSGQPIDLQNMPPSPQDLESLGNVQGAFKQKVPAPPGSSRDLTTPEPQTQEASASPQQPKTVLEALQQRLEKYKSAAAQAKASGDDRKGRMHERIAKQYQDAIRAHKAGRKVNFSELPVPPGFPPLPGIAAMDGDTTIAAVLESASKLASMEENDEEEENEPLTQAPVAKKPAQLPGKPTQVVKPITVPSALAEEESSPEHVKRAASPSTLGKAESMDHLPPAAREQLEFLENRKKQYMKAALKAKKENNLEQAKTYLRTAKSFDLKIEQARCGKPVDISKLPSPPTDDEGDFIFIHHEDVRLSQKADEVYAQLIKLLKDQHERCLQYSKQFMHLGNVAETTRFEKMAQGCKKDMDILQLARAQGMDPPSHHFEERTFKMIRIFSELNSTEMHLLIVRGINLPAPPGVSPRDLDAFVKFEFQYPSAEQPQKSKTPVINNNNSPEYNQLFKLNINRNHRGFRRAIRSKGIKFEVFHKGSFFRSDKQVGTAHLKLDKLESECEVREIIEIFDGRKPTGGKLEVKVRLREPLSGQDLQTITENWLVLEH; from the exons ATGAGCAACCTGAACTGCAACCACAG TGAGCTACAACAGACAATAGAGAAGAGAATTGCTAACTATAGGACAGCAATTTCTAACGCAAAGGAGTCAGGTGAGAGTGCCAAAATACGCCGATACGAAAGAGGCCTTAAG ACACTGGAAACCATGCTGGCTGCAGcgaagaaaggcaaaaaaatcaaTGAGGAAGAAATGCCACCTCCTGTTGCAACAGGAAAGAGTTCTTCTCACTTACCTCAAGCCACAGGGGTGGAGTTAGAGAATCCGGGAGATGCGGTCAGTGTCCTGCCAGAGAAGAAAGCTGAGTCTGCTGCAGATGATGAGCAGAAGAGCTCTCATGAAGCGGTGCAGCATCTGGAATCAGAGTCTCTACAGGGTCATGCTGCTTCTAGTCCTACCATGGAAACAG ATCTCCAGAACAGCAACACACGAGCGATACTACTTATGAGGCAGAAGGAGTATAAATTAGCAGCTCTAAAAGCCAAGCAGCAAGGGGacctggaaaaagcaaaggaatatATGAAGGCAGGCAAG AAATTCAACGTGGTCTTGGAAGCTTTGGACAGTGGGCAGCCAATAGACCTCCAGAATATGCCTCCATCTCCTCAGG atCTTGAAAGCCTAGGAAATGTACAAGGGGCATTCAAGCAAAAGGTACCAGCCCCACCGGGAAGTTCCCGGGATCTTACAACGCCTGAACCTCAGACACAAGAAGCTTCAG CTTCCCCACAACAGCCAAAAACAGTGCTGGAAGCATTGCAGCAAAGGCTTGAGAAGTACAAGtcggcagcagcacaggctaaAGCGAGTGGGGATGATCGGAAGGGCAGGATGCACGAGAGGATAGCCAAG CAATACCAGGATGCCATAAGAGCCCataaagcagggagaaaagtgAATTTTTCTGAGCTACCTGTTCCTCCTG GATTTCCCCCTCTTCCTGGCATTGCAGCAATGGACGGTGACACCACTATAGCTGCTGTTCTGGAAAGTGCGAGCAAGCTGGCAAGCATGGAGGAGAatgatgaagaggaggag AATGAACCTCTGACACAGGCCCCAGTTGCCAAGAAGCCTGCTCAGCTGCCTGGAAAGCCGACTCAAGTTGTTAAGCCAATTACAGTGCCGTCTGCTCTAGCTGAGGAGGAGAGCTCGCCTGAGCATGTGAAACGGGCTGCATCACCCTCCACCCTGGGCAAGGCAGAGTCGATGGATCATCTCCCTCCAGCTG CTAGGGAACAGCTGGAATTtctggagaacagaaagaagcaataCATGAAGGCAGCTCtcaaagcaaagaaggaaaataacctTGAGCAGGCGAAGACATATCTCAGAACAGCTAAGAGCTTTGACCTAAAGATTGAGCAAGCAAGGTGTGGGAAACCCGTTGATATTTCCAAG CTGCCATCACCCCCTACAGATGATGAGGGTGATTTTATCTTCATACACCATGAAGATGTCAGACTGTCTCAGAAAGCAGATGAAGTATATGCACAGCTCATAAAATTGCTGAAAGACCAACATGAG AGGTGTTTACAGTATTCCAAGCAATTCATGCATCTGGGAAACGTAGCAGAAACTACTCG GTTTGAGAAAATGGCACAAGGCTGCAAAAAAGACATGGACATCCTACAGCTCGCACGAGCACAAGGAATGGATCCTCCAAGCCATCACTTTGAGGAAAGAACCTTTAAAATGATAAG gATATTTTCTGAGCtcaacagcacagaaatgcaCCTTCTTATTGTCAGGGGGATAAACCTACCAGCTCCACCAG GTGTGTCACCAAGAGATTTGGATGCATTTGTGAAGTTTGAATTTCAGTACCCAAGTGCG GAGCAACCTCAAAAGAGTAAAACACCTGTAATTAACAATAACAATTCTCCAG AATATAACCAGTTGTTTAAGTTGAACATCAACCGAAATCACAGAGGTTTCCGACGAGCCATTCGGTCCAAAGGAATTaaatttgaagtatttcataAAGG GTCCTTCTTCAGGAGTGACAAGCAAGTGGGGACAGCACACTTGAAACTGGACAAGCTGGAATCAGAATGTGAAGTCAGAGAGATCATCGAG atttttgatGGCAGAAAGCCCACTGGAGGGAAACTGGAGGTGAAAGTGAGACTCAGGGAGCCCCTCAGCGGTCAAGATCTTCaaacaattacagaaaactGGCTGGTCCTTGAACATTAG